The stretch of DNA GGTTCCGACACCGCCACTTGTAACAGTAGCGCCGGAGTCGTCGATGACGGGGACTTCCCACTCACTGCCGAGAGCAGATTCCGTGACCGTGTAGGTGCCGGGAATCAGGTCGTCCCATCTCAGGACGCCGCCGGTCGTGCTCTTACAGTCACCACTCGGATACGAAGGACCGGTGATACAGATCTCAAAGAGAGTTCCGTCGGGAGTTACGCCGTTCCAGATGACATCTTTCGTTACCTCAAGGGAGCCGAGGATGTACTCGTTCGTCACCGTCGCGGTTCCGACACCGCCGCCACTTGTAACAGTAGCGCCGGAGTCGTCGATGACGGGGACTTCCCACTCACTGCCGAGAGCAGATTCCGTGACGTGTAGGTGCCGGGAATCAGGTCGTCCCATCTCAGGACGCCGCCGGTCGGCTCTTACAGTCACCACTCGGATACGAAGGACCGGTGATACAGATCTCAAAGAGAGTTCCGTCGGGAGTTACGCAGTTCCAGATGACATCTTTCGTTACCTCAAGGGAGCCGAGGATGTACTCGTTCGTCACCGTCGCGGTTCCGACACCGCCATTGTAACAGTAGCGCCGGAGTCGTCGATGACGGGGACTTCCCACTCACTGCCGAGAGCAGATTCCGTGACCGTGTAGGTGCCGGGAATCAGGTGTCCCATCTCAGGACGCCGCCGGTCGTGCTCTTACAGTCACCACTCGGATACGAAGGACCGGTGATACAGATCTCAAAGAGAGTTCCGTCGGGAGTTACGCCGTTCCAGATGACATCTTTCGTTACTCAAGGGAGCCGAGGATGTACTCGTTCGTCACCGTCGCGGTTCCGACACCACCACTTGTAACAGTAGCGCCGGAGTCGTCGATGACGGGGACTTCCCACTCACTGCCGAGAGCAGATTCCGTGACCGTGTAGGTGCCGGGAATCAGGTCGTCCCATCTCAGGACGCCGCCGGTCGTGCTCTTACAGTCACCACTCGGATACGAAGGACCGGTGATACAGATCTCAAAGAGAGTTCCGTCGGGAGTTACGCCGTTCCAGATGACATCTTTCGTTACCTCAAGGGAGCCGAGGATGTACTCGTTCGTCACCGTCGCGGTTCCGACACCGCCACTTGTAACAGTACGCCGGAGTCGTCGATGACGGGACTTCCCACTCACTGCCGAGAGCAGATTCCGTGACGTGTAGGTGCCGGGAATCAGGTCGTCCCATCTCAGGAGCCGCCGGTGTGCTCTTACAGTCACCACTCGGATACGAAGGACCGGTGATACAGATCTCAAAGAGAGTTCCGTCGGGAGTTACGCCGTTCCAGATGACATCTTTCGTTACCTCAAGGAGCCGAGGATGTACTCGTTCGTCACCGTCGCGGTTCCGACACCGCCACTTGTAACAGTAGCGCCGGAGTCGTCGATGAGGGGACTTCCCACTCACTGCCGAGAGCAGATTCCGTGACCGTGTAGGTGCCGGGAATCAGGTCGTCCCATCTCAGGACGCCGCCGGTCGTGCTCTTACAGTCACCACTCGGATACGAAGGACCGGTGATACAGATCTCAAAGAGAGTTCCGTCGGGAGTTACGCCGTTCCAGATGACATCTTTCGTTACCTCAAGGGAGCCGAGGATGTACTCGTTCGTCACCGTCGCGGTTCCGACACCGCCACTTGTAACAGTAGCGCCGGAGTCGTCGATGACGGGGACTTCCCACTCACTGCCGAGAGCAGATTCCGTGACCGTGTAGGTGCCGGGAATCAGGTCGTCCCATCTCAGGACGCCGCCGGTCGTGCTCTT from Methanovulcanius yangii encodes:
- a CDS encoding DUF5979 domain-containing protein, whose amino-acid sequence is MGRPDSRHLHVTESALGSEWEVPVIDDSGATVTSGGGVGTATVTNEYILGSLEVTKDVIWNGVTPDGTLFEICITGPSYPSGDCKSTTGGVLRWDDLIPGTYTVTESALGSEWEVPVIDDSGATVTSGGVGTATVTNEYILGSLE
- a CDS encoding DUF5979 domain-containing protein, which translates into the protein MSGKSRHRRLRRTVTSGGVGTATVTNEYILGSLEVTKDVIWNGVTPDGTLFEICITGPSYPSGDCKSTTGGVLRWDDLIPGTYTVTESALGSEWEVPVIDDSGATVTSGGVGTATVTNEYILGSLE